AAGTATTATGTCTTTGTACGTAACTACAAGGAATAGCCTGGGATAACTACTATCCAGGCTTTTTTTGATTTATTTTTGTTAAATAACAGTAAGAAAAAATAACTCAGATATTTAATGTCTCTTCTAAATAAAAAACAATAAGCCATTGAGCTCATCTCTTTTATGCGATACATATCTACATCACAAAAGAAAGAGCGAGCATTTTAGCTTAATAAACAAAAAATAATCGACCACTCTAAAAAAAGTTTTGTTATTTTTCCTTATATATAAGGAGCAAAAATCGGGTGTTATTTAATCTCTTTCCACAAAAAAATTCGTTGTGAACAAGCCACTCTTTCTGTATAATAATATTCATAGGATAGAAATAACTAACATTAAAAATAAATAAATTGGCTCTTCGTGGTCTGGCGCCAACCAAACCAGAAGCCTTGTTTAAACAGTAGCACCTGTCAAACAACTTTGCCAATAGCGTAAGGATCGATCTATTTTTGTTGTACACGTCTATAGTGACGACACATTTTATAGTTTCTTTATCTTGCCTATTTGTAGACGATTACAGGTCACCTGTGGATCGTCTTTTTTTATTTCTATCCTACAAATTTGAGACGAAGAAGAACTTTCAGGGGAACAACGTTCATTTTATTCACCTTGTACTTTTCATCATCAGCTCTGTCTTATAGCCAGTCGCAGTCCTTCAATTCTTAGAGCTTTAGCTTTTAGAAATTGATGCGATCGAAGCGACAGCGTAGTGATTCAAAGCAAAAAAGGCACTTCATTGTTCGGCGCCAACCGTTCAATGAAGCCCTGAATAGAAAGTAGCACCTCTCTATCCAAGTTGCCCATTTACCAGTACCGTAGTACTAGCTTCTTTATTGTACCTAATTCTTGTAAGAATTTCTAGACACTTTTTGAATTTTTCTCTGGTTACACAAAGAAGTTCCCAACATACTGGCATAATTCAACAATAGAGACGGACAGCTTTCCCCTTTTTCTTTCGCTCTACATACAAAAATCAAACAAAGAGAAAAGGAGAATTACCATGAAAAATTCCGTCATCTGCATTAAAACTGTCCCGTATCAAGAGATTCTAAATCTTCGAGATTCACTGGAACGTTTAGAATCTTGGAAAGAACCATTGGAAGTTCTTGAAAAATATTTTACCAATCCAACAACACCAATCAATAAAAAACAGGTCGTTAAACAGTATTACGCTAGTGCCAAATTGTTTGAAACATTTAATAAAGAATTTAAGTTATTGATAGCAGAGTCGCAAAAACAATTGGCTATTATTACACAAAATCAAAATAGTTGATTAAAAAAATGAAAGGAATCATCTTTTGCGTATTTAGATAGTGTCAGGAACAAAAATATGATTGGACTATTTTAAGTCACATTAAAAATGGGAGGGATTATTTTGGATTTACTAAAAGCAACAAAACAAGGAGAGAGAATTGTTATTATCTTTCCAAAAAAATTAGCTATAAAAGAAAATCAAGAATTCTACTACTATAAAAATAAAGAAGAGATTATTTCATTTATTCCAAAATAGAACGTCTTTCTCGCGAAACAATTCATTAAAAATTTTAATAGGCGCTTGTTTTCAAGTAGTTTTTGTATAAAAGCGAAAGACCTAGAAATGAATACTATTTCTAAGCCTTTCGCTACTATTACTGATAAAGAGTTTTCCTATGCAAAATCACTGTGATAAAAATCGTTATTGTCTTGTTCTATCACAATAAACAACCTGTCCACTTATCATTAAATAAGCTCCTGCATCATTTCAGCATGAGAAATACTTTCGTCATTTATTTGATGCTTTTTCATCAGATTATTGTATGTTTCTAAATCAATCTGATTTTCTAGGCTTTCCAAAATTGTTGTCTTAGCAAGTTCAGATAAGGATATCTCTTTAGAGTTAGCCAGCCTTTGCATAAAATCTTTTTCATCGTTAGATAATCTAAATGACACTGTATTCATTCAGTTACCTCCTCTTCAAACATTCGTCTTACTGATTATCGTAATACATTTACATATATTTTTCAATTGTACTAAAACTACATTTTGGATTGTTCCGCTACTAATAAACACTTTACTTCTCAATCCCATAATCAATCTCAATAACCAAGTTGTCTCCATCTAAAAAATACTTGCCCGTACCTTGAATTCCTGAAAGTTCTTCCGTTCCAGTGTTCTCTTTTATCACTAATTCATTGTGCGGAAGTCCCTTTTCAAAAGTCCCTCGTTCTTCTAAGACAAACGTGCCTTTGCGACCTTTTAGCACCCCTTCAAAGAACAGATACCCTAAATAGGTCGCTTCTGATAGATGAGGGTTTTCTTGATTGTACTGCGAGTAATGCAATAAATAATCTGCTTTGAAACTGCCTGTGATTTCTTGTAAGGCTTTATACCAAGCAGAAGCTTTCGCCACTGGTTGTTCTGTTGGGATATCTGCCAATAATTCTTCCTCCCATGAAACAAGCTCAAAGGTACTTTTAGCCAACATGATCCTCACCAGCATTTCTTAGTTCTTGTTTGATCGCTTCATAGTAGCCTAACTTGTAAAAGTTATACCATTGTTCCACTTCTTTTTCAGGCATTACTTGAAGTGCCAACAAAATTTCTCTTGCAAACTCTAAATGCCCAGTTCCATTGGCTGTAATCAGGTTGTTTGCTCTTATTGCTTGAACTTCTAAATAGTGATTCCCACCAGTATAACGCGTGCCAGCATAATCTTGTAGGTCTTGTAATTGGTTGCTCGTATGCTTGTGATCATTTAGTAACCCTAGACTTCCCAAATAAACAGTCGCATCACAAATGGCTGCAATCACAGCACCTTGTTGTTCTGCTTTTGCTACTAAAGCATCGACTTCTTTTGCTTTATCCGTTCGCCAAGATTTTCCACCAATTAAAATCAACGCAGCAAACTCTTTTTGACACGCTTCGGCAAGCGTATAATCTGGTAATGTCGAAAAACCGCCCATTGAATGAATCGCTTGTTTTTCATTTGAAACAGTTTTAACCGTGACCCCCTCTTGCTGATTCAGTTCAGCCGCAATCGATGCTGCTTCCCAATCTGCATAATCTTCTAATAATACAAAAAACACTTCTGTCATGATTTATTCCTCCTTATATACAGGTAACAACGTTCCGCTATGCTACACCTTGTACTTTTCAACATCAGTTCGTTTTATTCACTGTGTTTCAAAGCAAAAGCGAAGTGGGCTCGTTTAACTCTGACAGGAAAATAGGAAAATCTAACTGAGGTGCTTTTTGCCTCATTTAGATTTTATCTTTTTCCCGAAGACCTTCAATCCTTAGAGCTTTAGCTCTTAGGAATTGTTGAGATCGAAGCACAGCGTAGTGCTAGCCCGCGTAGCTAGATAACATTAAAAGCGAAGCAGGCTCGTTCAACTCCGACTGGAAAATAGGAAAAATCGATTATGGTGCTTTTTACCACAAACTATTTTTATCTTTTTCCCGAGGAGCTAGCCCGCGTAGCTAGATACCTGTTGGAATTCATCATACAACAGAAGTGTGACAACTGATTGTCAGCTTTTGTAAAGAAAATACATTTCTTCTATTTTCGCTTTGACTGCATCAACTATGCTCGGCGGTTCAATAACTCGCACTTTATCTTGTAAACGTAAAATAAAGTCTACTGATTTTTTATGATTTATCAGTGGAAATACAATCGTTCCAGTAGTTGATTTCTTTTCATGCTCCTGAAAAAATTCTGCACCTAGTTTATCGATCAAGTATAATTTATCTTTTTGCTCATAAGTTAAGACGATTTGCTGAATATCTGGCGATACCATCGCTTCTAAATAATCAATTTCAGACTCTCTGGTTAGCTCCACAGGGTCTAGTGGTCTAGGTTCAAATCGCTCCTCTAACAGCGTATATGTTTGAATCCTTGTCAGTTTAAATAAGCGAAATGCCTTTCTTTTTAAACAAAAACCATACAGATACCAATGTGAAGCTTTAAAAATAAGCTTGTATGGTTCTATTTCCCGTTCAGAGTAGCCTTTCTTAGAATGGTATTGAATCACAATGATTTTCTGTGTTGCTATCGCTTGTCGTAAATCATCTAATTTATTTTTTCCGTCATTTGGCTTGTACCAAGAAGATAGATCGATCAACAAATCACTTTGCGGCTGTTGTACCTTCGTATTCGGGGCAATTTTTGCCAGCAAAGGACTAATTTCAGAGGATGTTGAAATACTTTGAATCGCTGAAAGTCCTGTCATGATCGCCGAAATATCCTCAGTTGAGAAGACATGTTTACTTACTTTGTAACCATCTACGATACCGTAACCGCCATGAATCCCTGAATAAGAAATAATCGGAATCCCCGCTAAATTCAGGGTTTCGATATCACGATAAATGGTTCGTTTAGATACTTCCAGCCGTTCTGCCAACCCTTTGGCGGTCATTCGGTCATTTTCCGTCAATAAATTTACCAAGCTGAGCAAGCGATCGATTTTCATAATTTCTCCTTTTCACTATATCTATACAGATAAAAAAGGAATCCATTTACTAAATGCTCATCGATTCCTTCTTTCTTGATTTTTCTATTATCATTATACTTCGTAACGGGTTATCACACAATTTAATCCAGTAAACAAACAGTCCAAAATCAGAATTTCTCTACGTGGCTCTACAAAATAATATTATCCTTCAAAATCTCCAGATCTGTAATGACAATCTTCCGTTCCTGAATCTTGATCGCTCCTAGATCCTTCAACTGCTGCATCATTCGATTGACACTACTAGCAGAAGTGATGCCACAAAAATGAGCAATCTCTTCATTTGTCACCACAAAATCAATCAATAATCCGTCATCTATTTGCACACCAAAAGTATCGTACAACTCATAAATCTGGGTACAAACTGCGCCAAATTTTCCATTCATCAACATCTGCTGCATCTTCTTCATTGAATACATCAAACGTACACGATAATAATCTTTCACATACATCTGCAAGTCTTTGCTTTGATTGATATCCTTCCAAAACTGTACACGATCGATTTGATACAGCTCTGCCTGGTCAGACTCAATTCGAATGTTAAACGGCGCATCAATAAACTGAGAATATTCATCCCTCAATAGTGAAACGATTTCCAAACTATTGATGTACCTAAGATTGAATTCTCGTCCATCTGGCGAAATAACGCTAGTTTTGATAATACCGCTTTTTAAAATATAAGCATATCGGTCTTGTAACCCTTCATAAGTAAGGTACGTTCTCTTTTTCTTCACTACGATTGGAAATGCATGATCGTCTAAGTATTCTTGTAACACGTGGCTGTCCATTTAGTAACTCCTCACCATTTATATGAAAATTTCCTGTAAAAGCTATTCTTATTTAAGATGATAACACATCGAATAGCAACAACAAATGTATATGACTTTTGTTGTGCTTTTTTGTTACTAACTTTTTTTTAAAACAAATCCGCATTTTTTTTACTAACTTTTTTCGTATAGTATCCATACAACTAGCTTTCAGAAAAGAATTGTAATTTGCAATTTAAGCTTATCCTAACAAGAAAGAAGGAACGTGCAACAATGACGGAACATTCAGAAGAAAAATTATTCAATAAAGGGTTTATCAGCATTACGTTGATCAATTTTGTGGTCTATCTCGTTTATTACTTATTGATGGTAATCATCGCAGTGATTGCGCAAGATACGCTTCATGCTTCATTAGGTCAAGCCGGTCTGGCCTCTGGTATTTATATTATTGGTACTTTATTTGCTCGGCTATTTATGGGAAAAATGTTGGAGTTACTTGGTAGAAAAGTGGTCTTGCGATATGGTGCTTTATTTTATCTCATCACAACGATTGCTTATCTCTATATTCCAAGTATCGGGATTCTTTATTTTGTTCGTTTACTTAATGGCTTTGGCTATGGAACGGTGTCGACTGCGACAAATGCGATCGTGACGGCCTATATTCCTAAATCAAAACATGGTGAAGGAATCAATTATTATGGATTAAGCACTAGCTTAGCTGCAGCGATTGGTCCATTTATTGGGATGATTTTGTTAAATACAACGAGTTTTTATTTTATTATTTCGTTTTCGATCGTGCTGATTTTCCTGACAACGATTGCTTGTTTTATCTTCCCTGTAAAAAATATTCAATTAAGTGTAGCTCATAAAGCCAGTTTGTCACGTTGGACATTTGATAGTTTTATTGAAAAAAAAGTGCTATTTATTTCGTTTATTGCCTTTTTGATGGGACTTTCTTATTCAAGCGTCCTTTCATTTCTTTCCTCTTATGCCAAAGTGATCGATCTGGTCGGTGCTAGTTCCTTTTTCTTTGTAGTCTATGCGCTGGTGATCACAGCGACTCGTCCAATGTCTGGCAGAATCTTTGATGCTCGTGGCGAAAATGCGGTGATGTATCCTAGTTTTGTCTTTCTAACGGCAGGATTACTCTTATTGAGTGTGACCACAAGTGGTTGGATGTTGCTTGTTTCAGGTGGATTGATTGGTTTAGGTTATGGTACGTTTATGTCTAATGGTCAAGCAATTTGTTTAAAAGCCAGTCCCAGCAGTCATCGAATCGGTATTGCCTTGTCCACTTACTTCATTGGTTTAGATCTTGGTTTGGGTGTAGGACCTTATATTTTAGGAGAGTTGCGAAGTGTCCTTTCATTCCAAGGTTTATACTTCGTTGCAGGTTTGATTCCAGTGATTTGTATAATTCTATATGCCTTGTTTTACAAATCAAAAGCACCTATTTATGAAAATAAATTGAACGAACAATAAAAGGAGACTTATGATGAACACAGATGAACGTATGCTTGAAGTTTTACAACAAACGTTAACTAGAATTGAAGAATTAAACGCACGCTTAGGTCATATCGAAAAAGATCTCACTTCGATCGACAAGTATCAAACCAATATGGATCACTATGCAAGAGCTATTGAAGCCGCCACAGAAAATAATAATATCATGGGGTAAATCGACACAGATAAAAGGAGCTTAGGAGACTGAGCTCTTTTTTCATTGGTTTTTCATTTTTCTATTTTTTTTATTTAATTATCGTATGTTTTTATTGATTATTTTAAAATAAGTATTATGATTCACAAAGGAGGTGGTATCCTGTGAAAAATTTTTTTATGAAAAAAAGTGATAAACAAAAATTCGAACTTTTCAAATTAATTGTGTTTAGTAAAAATGGGGTCTCTGTCAATACACTTGCAGAGAAATCTGAGTTGTCCTTAAATTTGATTTATCGAAAGCTTAAAGAGCTCAATGACGACTTGACAGAAATTTTTTCTCCCGAAGATGTTTGTATAATCAAAAATGATATTTTTTTGTCTGTTTTGATCGATAATTGTACAAATATAAGCTTGGTTATTGATTCAGTAAGGCTCTTTTATATACAGCAATCCCATGAATATTTGATTTTCCATTCTGTTTTCTCAAACTATTTCTACAGTGTTGAAGCACTTTCTCAGGAGATTAACCTAAGTGTTGCTCAAACTTATAAAAGCCTCAATACCATCAATAAAGCTCTAGGTTATTTTGATGTCAAACTTATTTTTAATGATGATAATTTACAATCAAATTTCCAGGGCTCAGAGATAAATATTCGATTATTTTTGTTTTATTATTACTGGTCTGTTTTCAAAGGGGTGGTTTGGCCATTTAGAAAATCTTTGAGCTATCTTCAAGATATTGATGTCGCTATCTATGATGTTTCGGAGTCACAAAGAGGGCGCTTAAAGTATTTCCAAACCTTATCTATTTGGAGAATTCTTTATAGGAATAAGTTGGTAGACATTGCACCTGATTTTTTAGCAGTAATTCAGTTACTCAATTCCATTCATCCAATTAAATTTTCTGTTGGCCTAAATATTCCTGAGGAAGCTCTAATTCAAGAAGAATGCTATTTTGGTTTTCTATGTCGACTTTTTATCTACAATAGCGATACGCATGCTCAAAAACTAGAAACAGCTACTGCCTTTATCCAGTCTGATTTACCAATTTCAAAGAGTTGCACGTTTATTTTGGATAGAGTTTATGCAGCTTATGCTATTGAACCTAAGCATGAGGATTATCTTTTTGCTTATTATTCACTATTGCTTGCTTTGACCTCTATTACGTACTTATCTATCGATAATACTGATTTGTTTGAAAATGACCAAAATATTTCAGAATTAGGGACTGACTATGCTGATTTCCCACAAATGGAAGTCGAGCTTTCAGAACTTGCACAGCAATTATTTTCAGAAGCACCTTATCTCAGTGAATTAAAATCAAAAGGCTTTTTCACATATATGGTTTATTTATTTTATTTCTTTATAGACAACTCTAAACAATCGCAAAAGTTAAAAATTTTTATTCAATACTCTAAAAATCATATTAGCGTAGCTGAAATAAAAAGAAGTCTCGCCAGTTTCTTTAGCTCGGAATCAATTGCCTTTGTCGATGATCCTCACCGATCCGATATTTTGATTTCAGACTGTTATGAAAGAGATTGTCCTAATGAAAATTTCTTTTATTTTGATAACCCTGTGAATACAAATGAATGGCAGGCATTGATCAGCTTTATTAGTACCAAGCTTTACAAGAATGTTTTCTACAAACAATTATAATCACTATATAAATTTGATTCTAACTCTCTCTACTCTTAAAGAAAAAAAACAACGCAAGGGACAATCTTAATCCTGTCCCTTGCGTTGTTTTTCGTTTTTTTAAAATGCTGGAGTCAACGTTTCACTGTATTTCGTTTCTAGTAATTCTTTGACTTTATCACTTGTCATCGCTTTTTTCAACGCTTTAATTTTATCTGAATCTTTGTTATCTTCTCTGGCAACCAAGCTGATTGCAAAACGATCATCCACTTTCTTCTCCAATAAAATCGCATCTTTGGGTGTCAAACCAACTTTCGCAATATATGTGGGGTAATTGTAGACCATTGCAATATCTTTTTCATTATACGCTTCCGCTAAGTTTAATAAGTCGACAGATACCCAATCAAATTTTTTCGGATTCTCTATGATATCTTTGATTGTCCCATTAAATCCTACGCCTTCTTTTAATTTGATCAAACCAGCTTCATTTAAAATAGCTAATGCACGACCTTCATTAGAAACATCACTTGGCAATGCGATTTTCGTCCCTTCTGGAAGATCTTTTATATCTTTAAACTCTTTAGAATAAAAACCAACTTTTGCATTATAAATTTTTTGTACAACTACTAAATTACCGTCTTTTTCTTCATTAAACTTTTGCATAAATGGCTCATGTTGAGCAAAGTTTGCATCGATTTCTTTAGCATTCAATAATTCATTGTATTGAATATTATCATTGACTTGAACTAGTTCTACTTTGTAGCCATGTTCAATTTCTTTTCCCGCTAACTCAACTACTTCGACCGTTGATGGGATGTGTGAAGCCACTTTGATGATTTTATCTTCTTTTTTCTTTGTATCCGCAGCTTTTTTCTGACCACCGCATCCAACAACTGCTACCCCTGCCAACACTAACATACTGATCAATAATTTTTTTTTCATGATTTTGCCCCTAACTATTATTTTTTATTTATTTTTTTAGCAAACCAACTACCACTAATTTGAATAACACTGACAAAGATGATCATAAGCACAATTGCCGTATACATTACTGCATACTCATAACGTTGATACCCATAACGCAATGCAAAATCTCCGATTCCACCGCCGCCGATCACACCCATCACGGTTGAGTAAGAAACCATGCTGATTACGACTGATGTCAACGCCAAAACTAAACCCGAACGTGCTTCCACATAAAGAAAACGGCTGATCAACTGTAACTTGGTACTACCTAAAGATTGAGCAAGCTCTAAAATATCGTTGGGTATTTCTAAAAGGACTTGTTCCACAAGTCTAGCGTATATTGCGACTGCTACAAAACTTAACGGTAAAGACGCTGCATACGTCCCAAATGCAGTTCCTAATACAAGTCGCGTAAAAGGAATAAGCGCAACCACAAACAATAAAAAAGGAAATGAACGAACAATATTAATATAAGCGTTTAAGAAAATACCTATCCAGTGATTGGATTTAGTCGGCATTTTTTTTGTTAAGTAAACAAACGTTCCAAGAGGTAAGCCAATTACCACAGCCGCAATGATTGAAATCAGAATCATGATGCCACTTTCAGATAAAGATTTCGTAAGTTCTGGATGGTAATAACTAATTTTCTCTATATAAGCTGTCATCATCCTAAACTCTCCCGAATTCTTTCATAATAGGTGCTAAACTGTGGTTGCTGCTGGCCTTGTTGAATTGTTAGTGTTTCTAGCACCTTTCCTTTTTCTAAAACTGCAGTTCGGTTACACAATTGCTTGATCAAATTTAATTCGTGGCTAACAATGACCATCGTTGTCCCAAAGGTTTGATTGATTCTGCGCAATAATGTCAAAATATCGTACGCATTTTGACCATCTAAAGCAGATGTCGGTTCATCACAGAGTAAAATCTTGGGTTGTGTGATCAGAGCTCTGGCAATGCCCACACGTTGTTTTTCGCCCCCACTAAGCTGTCTAGGATACTGCTCCCCTTTGTCTGTCAAACGTACAAAATCCAAAACCTCTTGAACTTTTTGGCGATCATACTCTTTATTCAACCGTAAAGGCAGCCCGATATTTTCATTGACTGTTTGGTTGTAAAGTAAATTAAATTGCTGAAAAATCATACCGATTTGTTTACGACTTTGCCTTTTTTGTGACTCACTTAACGTCATCAAATCAATTCCAGCGACTTTTATAGAACCACTGCTAGGTTGTTCTAATGTATTGATCATTCGTAATAATGTTGATTTTCCAGAACCACTTTCTCCAATCACACCAAATAACTCGTGCTCTTGAATTTGTAGATCAACATGATCTAATGCTGTGACAGTTGCGCCATTATGAGTGTAGCTCTTTGAAACTTGATTAAACGTAATCATCTTATTTCCTCCACCTTAGTCAACCAACAACTGAATAAACTCAGCTTTAGAAACATTGTTAAAATAATCCCCCACTGAAGTTTCAGCCAACGCTTGTTTAATTGATTCCTGATCATACATACAGCCAAGCAACAAGTCTGTGATTTCCTTCGTATCTTTTTGGCTAAAATAATCACCATAAATTGTGATTGCTGAGATTCGGCCTTTCTCTACAGAAATATTCGCTTCTATTAATCCGCCTGTAAATTTTTCTTCTCTTTTGATTGTAAACTTCGGTTCCTCACCAAACACCCAAGCATCATTTCCATAAATTTCTGATACTAATTGATCGATTGCTTGCTCATCTTCTTTTGTTAGCTGATATTCCTGTGATTTGATTTCTTCCAACCTTTTGGCCTTAAACAAATGTAGCAATAAACGATCTCGAAATGCTTCCGTGGAAATTTCTTGGTATTCTTTCGCTAAATATGGTTTAAGATTAGTTACTCGGCTTCTGACTGACTTCGTCCCTTTTGATGCTAGTTTTTTTTCAGAAACAGTCAATACTCGACTGACTTCATCCAAATCAACATCCAGCATCAATGTACCATGTGAATACATTTTTTTATTTTTCGTATACATAGCATTACCTGAGAATTTTTTCCCATCGATCAATAAATCATTACGGCCACTGATTTCAGCCCCTAGTGCACCCATTTCGTGTAACGCATCAATGATCGGCTGAGTAAATAGTTTAAAATTGCCAAATGATTCATGCTCTGCATTCACAACAAAACTAAAACTCAAATTTCCTAAATCATCATACACTGCCCCGCCACCAGATAACCTTCTAGTAATCGTGATTTCGTGTTCTTTTGCGTAAGTCAAATCAACTTCTGCCCGTACATTCTGATTGCGCCCAACGATGACACATGGTTTTTGAATATAAAATAATACCAGTGGATCATCAAAAGTTCGCTGATTTAGCAGATATTGTTCCGTCGCTAAATTCCGACGGATATCGTGAGAGGGCATAATCATATAGTACATTTTATTCCTCTTTTCCTATTGTCTATCTCTTACATAAAAGTGCTTTCAATATAAACGATAAAAAACTTTCTGATAATTCTAATAACAGGTTCAGTCTATCATTCCTAACTATAATATTACATATATTTGCTCAAAAAAGCTTTATATTATAAGGAAAAACGATATTTTATATAACAGAAATTTCAATTTAGAACAGATTTTAGTACACAAAAAAGTAATTTACTAGCTAAAAAAATAGGAGAGTAGGACAAAAGCAAATGCTTTTGTCCTACTCTCTTCTATCTAAATTCTAAGTGACTAACACCTGGCATAAACAACTCAGTAACAATCATTTACTTTCATTTAGTTTATTCTTAATTACAGAAAGAATCTCCTGAACATTAGTTCTAATAAAGAAATGGTCTCCCTGGAAAATCATCTGTTGACAGTTTGGACCGATTAGATCGGTCCATTCCTTCAACTCACTTTTCTCCTCTTGTGTTCCATTGAAAATCAGCACTGGACAAGTTATTTTTGTTTTTTTTCGGTTAAAATTGAACTGATTCAATAATGTCAAATCTTCCCTTAAATAGTCAGTCACTAGCTCTAAAAGCTCTACTTCTTCAATCACTTCTTTCGGAATTCCACCTAGTTTAAAGAAAAATTGATTGAATTTCTTGACCGGTGCAGTTAAGATCGATTCATAATTCTTTGCACGAAAGGCTTCACTTCCAGAAAATATTAATAATTTGGGTTGATTGATTGCCATTGCGTCAATCTTTCTATAAATATCTGCAACAACTCTGGCGCCCATGCTATGACCAAATAAAATATATTCTTTGGTAAAATCCACACATTCTAGTACTTGCTTCAAGGTCTTATCAATCAATGTCCGCCAGTTTTCTGGTCTTTCCACAAAGCTTCTACGACCACGTCCATCATACTCGATTTGAATAATTTCAAATTCTGTGTCATCCAACGATAGCCATTCTTTATAAGGGTTTATGATGCTTCCAGCATAAGGAAACATTACTAATTGAATCATTATTTTCTCCTATCTCTATTATCTAGCGCAATTCCAGCTCAAACTGATCGCACGCTTTTTGCAGTCGCTCAGCCAATTGATTTTTCTGACTGATACTTTCTGGATAAATCAGCACTAATTGATCCAAATACTTGTTTATCACAATTTCAAGTCCCTTGACTTGAGTCATTGTTTCTACTTGTTTTTTGACCATTTCCAGAGTTTCCCTCGTTAGTTCAAAAATCGTTTGATTATTGATAGAATAGATTTCTTTACTTGTATAGCGGCTATCAATTTTACTTAACTCATCAATCAAACTGACCTGCGTCTCCATTTTTAATTGATGTAATTGGTTCATCTGCTCTTGCACATTGCTATTGAACTGATCAAGTAATATCGGCCACAGATCGATAAACGGTCCAATCGCTTGGGAAAAATTGGCTGGTAAGTACTTTCTATTTTCCTGTACAACATACACAGGGAGTATTTCACCATCATTAATCCTATGATTTTCCCGAATGATTATTTGAGCTAAATACATGATTAGCACCCAATGGTTTTTAGCATAATATTTTTTCGTCTTTTCACCTAAAGATAGTGTAGATAAACCAATCGAAAATGGTTGTTCTGGATCTTGATTAGCATAAATAGATTCTTTAC
This genomic stretch from Enterococcus haemoperoxidus ATCC BAA-382 harbors:
- the relB gene encoding type II toxin-antitoxin system RelB family antitoxin; this encodes MNTVSFRLSNDEKDFMQRLANSKEISLSELAKTTILESLENQIDLETYNNLMKKHQINDESISHAEMMQELI
- a CDS encoding DUF3224 domain-containing protein, whose protein sequence is MLAKSTFELVSWEEELLADIPTEQPVAKASAWYKALQEITGSFKADYLLHYSQYNQENPHLSEATYLGYLFFEGVLKGRKGTFVLEERGTFEKGLPHNELVIKENTGTEELSGIQGTGKYFLDGDNLVIEIDYGIEK
- a CDS encoding type 1 glutamine amidotransferase family protein; the protein is MTEVFFVLLEDYADWEAASIAAELNQQEGVTVKTVSNEKQAIHSMGGFSTLPDYTLAEACQKEFAALILIGGKSWRTDKAKEVDALVAKAEQQGAVIAAICDATVYLGSLGLLNDHKHTSNQLQDLQDYAGTRYTGGNHYLEVQAIRANNLITANGTGHLEFAREILLALQVMPEKEVEQWYNFYKLGYYEAIKQELRNAGEDHVG
- a CDS encoding helix-turn-helix transcriptional regulator, yielding MKIDRLLSLVNLLTENDRMTAKGLAERLEVSKRTIYRDIETLNLAGIPIISYSGIHGGYGIVDGYKVSKHVFSTEDISAIMTGLSAIQSISTSSEISPLLAKIAPNTKVQQPQSDLLIDLSSWYKPNDGKNKLDDLRQAIATQKIIVIQYHSKKGYSEREIEPYKLIFKASHWYLYGFCLKRKAFRLFKLTRIQTYTLLEERFEPRPLDPVELTRESEIDYLEAMVSPDIQQIVLTYEQKDKLYLIDKLGAEFFQEHEKKSTTGTIVFPLINHKKSVDFILRLQDKVRVIEPPSIVDAVKAKIEEMYFLYKS
- a CDS encoding Crp/Fnr family transcriptional regulator, producing MDSHVLQEYLDDHAFPIVVKKKRTYLTYEGLQDRYAYILKSGIIKTSVISPDGREFNLRYINSLEIVSLLRDEYSQFIDAPFNIRIESDQAELYQIDRVQFWKDINQSKDLQMYVKDYYRVRLMYSMKKMQQMLMNGKFGAVCTQIYELYDTFGVQIDDGLLIDFVVTNEEIAHFCGITSASSVNRMMQQLKDLGAIKIQERKIVITDLEILKDNIIL
- a CDS encoding MFS transporter, which translates into the protein MTEHSEEKLFNKGFISITLINFVVYLVYYLLMVIIAVIAQDTLHASLGQAGLASGIYIIGTLFARLFMGKMLELLGRKVVLRYGALFYLITTIAYLYIPSIGILYFVRLLNGFGYGTVSTATNAIVTAYIPKSKHGEGINYYGLSTSLAAAIGPFIGMILLNTTSFYFIISFSIVLIFLTTIACFIFPVKNIQLSVAHKASLSRWTFDSFIEKKVLFISFIAFLMGLSYSSVLSFLSSYAKVIDLVGASSFFFVVYALVITATRPMSGRIFDARGENAVMYPSFVFLTAGLLLLSVTTSGWMLLVSGGLIGLGYGTFMSNGQAICLKASPSSHRIGIALSTYFIGLDLGLGVGPYILGELRSVLSFQGLYFVAGLIPVICIILYALFYKSKAPIYENKLNEQ
- a CDS encoding helix-turn-helix domain-containing protein, translated to MKNFFMKKSDKQKFELFKLIVFSKNGVSVNTLAEKSELSLNLIYRKLKELNDDLTEIFSPEDVCIIKNDIFLSVLIDNCTNISLVIDSVRLFYIQQSHEYLIFHSVFSNYFYSVEALSQEINLSVAQTYKSLNTINKALGYFDVKLIFNDDNLQSNFQGSEINIRLFLFYYYWSVFKGVVWPFRKSLSYLQDIDVAIYDVSESQRGRLKYFQTLSIWRILYRNKLVDIAPDFLAVIQLLNSIHPIKFSVGLNIPEEALIQEECYFGFLCRLFIYNSDTHAQKLETATAFIQSDLPISKSCTFILDRVYAAYAIEPKHEDYLFAYYSLLLALTSITYLSIDNTDLFENDQNISELGTDYADFPQMEVELSELAQQLFSEAPYLSELKSKGFFTYMVYLFYFFIDNSKQSQKLKIFIQYSKNHISVAEIKRSLASFFSSESIAFVDDPHRSDILISDCYERDCPNENFFYFDNPVNTNEWQALISFISTKLYKNVFYKQL